One region of Caldimonas thermodepolymerans genomic DNA includes:
- a CDS encoding adenine phosphoribosyltransferase, producing the protein MDDRTYIKSHIRTVPDWPEPGVQFRDITPLLQNPKVFRVLIDQFVHRYFDVRPDVVAGLDARGFIIGSVLAYELNVGFVPIRKKGKLPFTTVEETYELEYGSATVELHTDAVKPGDRVVLIDDLIATGGTMMAGKRLLERLGAQVIEGAAIVELPELGGADKLRAAGLPLFTLVSFEGH; encoded by the coding sequence ATGGACGACCGCACCTACATCAAGAGCCACATCCGCACCGTGCCTGACTGGCCCGAGCCGGGCGTGCAGTTCCGCGACATCACGCCGCTGCTGCAGAACCCCAAGGTGTTCCGGGTGCTGATCGACCAGTTCGTGCACCGCTACTTCGACGTGCGGCCGGACGTGGTCGCCGGCCTGGACGCGCGCGGCTTCATCATCGGCTCGGTGCTCGCCTACGAGCTCAACGTCGGCTTCGTGCCGATCCGCAAGAAGGGCAAGCTGCCCTTCACGACCGTCGAGGAAACCTACGAGCTGGAATACGGCTCGGCCACCGTCGAGCTGCACACCGACGCGGTCAAGCCCGGCGACCGGGTGGTGCTGATCGACGACCTGATCGCCACCGGCGGCACGATGATGGCCGGCAAGCGGCTGCTCGAACGCCTGGGCGCCCAGGTGATCGAGGGCGCGGCGATCGTCGAGCTGCCCGAGCTGGGCGGCGCCGACAAGCTGCGCGCCGCCGGCCTGCCGCTGTTCACGCTGGTGTCGTTCGAAGGACACTGA
- a CDS encoding cyclic nucleotide-binding domain-containing protein yields MDFSEVVQAIQSLNTEDALRARLDMQQWRTVAQYLTRHEMRMGDMIIRQGDRDRALYFLEQGTLQVYMTGGPPGSSKVAILRPGSVIGEPSLFADGPRMANVEAMTSGAVWALRLPRFEEMALRVPAVALELLRAAGAVMAARMRANLARQMPVT; encoded by the coding sequence ATGGACTTCAGCGAGGTGGTGCAGGCGATCCAGTCGCTCAACACCGAAGATGCGCTGCGTGCTCGCCTGGACATGCAGCAGTGGCGCACCGTGGCCCAGTACCTGACCCGACACGAAATGCGCATGGGCGACATGATCATCCGGCAGGGCGATCGTGACCGTGCGCTGTACTTCCTGGAACAAGGCACGCTGCAGGTCTACATGACCGGCGGGCCGCCCGGCTCGAGCAAGGTCGCCATCCTGCGCCCCGGCTCCGTCATCGGCGAGCCCAGCCTGTTCGCGGACGGCCCGCGCATGGCCAACGTCGAGGCGATGACCTCCGGTGCGGTGTGGGCGCTGCGGCTGCCGCGCTTCGAGGAAATGGCGCTGCGCGTGCCGGCCGTCGCGCTGGAACTGCTGCGCGCCGCCGGCGCCGTGATGGCGGCGCGCATGCGCGCCAACCTGGCGCGCCAGATGCCGGTCACCTGA
- the mnmE gene encoding tRNA uridine-5-carboxymethylaminomethyl(34) synthesis GTPase MnmE — MLSRHQDPIVAIATAPGRGAVGIVRVSGLGLAPYVQALLGVALKARHATYLPFPGADGQPIDHGLALYFPAPHSYTGEDVLELQAHGGPVVLQLLLARCLEVGRQHLPRLRLAEPGEFTERAFLNDKLDLAQAEAVADLIEASTEAAARSASRSLSGAFSQQVNELRERMIRLRMLVEATLDFPEEEIDFLQQADAQGQLEGIRAALDAVLDRARQGALLREGIKVVLAGQPNVGKSSLLNALAGAELAIVTPIPGTTRDKVSETIQIEGVPLHVIDTAGLRAGEEAADEVERIGIARTWAEIEGADAVLFLHDLTRLGEPGYDAGDREIAARLLPAARIVHVYNKLDAGAAPPAAAPGERAVAISAKTGAGMDELRRLLLELAGWHAQPEGVFIARERHVQALRRAAQHVELARQHAAAADQALDLFAEELRLAHDALGEITGAFTADDLLGEIFSRFCIGK, encoded by the coding sequence ATGCTCAGCCGCCACCAGGACCCCATCGTCGCGATCGCCACCGCCCCGGGACGCGGGGCAGTGGGCATCGTGCGGGTGTCGGGGCTGGGCCTGGCGCCGTACGTGCAGGCGCTGCTGGGCGTGGCGCTCAAGGCGCGCCATGCGACCTACCTGCCGTTCCCGGGCGCGGACGGGCAGCCGATCGACCACGGGCTGGCGCTGTACTTCCCGGCACCGCACTCGTACACCGGCGAGGACGTGCTCGAGCTGCAGGCCCACGGCGGCCCGGTGGTGCTGCAGCTGCTGCTGGCGCGCTGCCTGGAAGTCGGGCGGCAGCACCTGCCGCGGCTGCGCCTGGCCGAGCCGGGCGAGTTCACCGAACGTGCCTTCCTCAACGACAAGCTCGACCTGGCCCAGGCCGAGGCGGTGGCCGACCTGATCGAGGCCAGCACCGAGGCCGCGGCGCGCTCGGCCAGCCGTTCGCTGAGCGGGGCGTTCTCGCAGCAGGTCAACGAGCTGCGCGAGCGCATGATCCGCCTGCGCATGCTGGTCGAGGCGACGCTGGACTTCCCGGAAGAGGAAATCGACTTCCTGCAGCAGGCCGACGCACAGGGCCAGCTGGAAGGCATCCGCGCCGCGCTGGACGCGGTGCTGGACCGCGCCCGCCAGGGCGCCCTGCTGCGCGAAGGCATCAAGGTGGTGCTGGCCGGCCAGCCCAACGTCGGCAAGAGCTCGCTGCTCAACGCGCTGGCCGGCGCGGAGCTGGCCATCGTCACGCCGATCCCCGGCACCACGCGCGACAAGGTCAGCGAGACCATCCAGATCGAGGGCGTGCCGCTGCACGTGATCGACACCGCGGGCTTGCGCGCCGGCGAGGAGGCGGCCGACGAGGTCGAGCGCATCGGCATCGCGCGCACCTGGGCCGAGATCGAGGGCGCCGACGCGGTGCTGTTCCTGCACGACCTGACGCGCCTGGGCGAGCCCGGCTACGACGCGGGCGACCGCGAGATCGCCGCCCGGCTGCTGCCGGCGGCGCGCATCGTGCACGTCTACAACAAGCTCGACGCCGGGGCGGCGCCGCCCGCAGCCGCGCCCGGCGAGCGCGCGGTGGCGATCTCGGCGAAGACCGGCGCCGGGATGGACGAGCTGCGCCGCCTGCTGCTGGAGCTCGCCGGCTGGCATGCGCAGCCCGAAGGCGTGTTCATCGCGCGCGAGCGCCATGTGCAGGCGCTGCGCCGGGCCGCGCAGCATGTCGAGCTGGCGCGCCAGCATGCCGCGGCGGCCGACCAGGCGCTGGACCTGTTCGCCGAGGAGCTGCGCCTGGCGCACGATGCGCTCGGCGAGATCACCGGCGCGTTCACCGCCGACGACCTGCTCGGCGAGATCTTCAGCCGCTTCTGCATCGGCAAGTGA
- a CDS encoding KpsF/GutQ family sugar-phosphate isomerase, whose product MSERTSTSQPAGRFDADRAVALARQTLEIEANALLGLKERQGASFARAVEAILKCSGRVVVMGMGKSGHVGRKIAATLASTGTPAMFVHPAEASHGDLGMITKQDLVVALSNSGESDELNAILPVLKRLFIPLIAMTGRPSSSLARHADIVLDTSVPKEACPLNLAPTASTTAQMALGDALAVALLDARGFKEEDFARSHPGGALGRKLLTHVRDVMRSGDAVPRVRTSTGFTAMMREMSSKGLGATAVLDDEDRIVGIFTDGDLRRLIEKGRDLRDLTAGEVMTPNPRLVREDALAVEAADLMEEARITSVLVVDEAGRLIGALNSNDLMRAKVI is encoded by the coding sequence GTGTCAGAACGTACTTCCACTTCCCAGCCGGCCGGCCGCTTCGACGCTGATCGGGCCGTCGCGCTGGCGCGCCAGACGCTCGAGATCGAAGCCAACGCGCTGCTGGGCCTCAAGGAACGCCAGGGCGCCTCGTTCGCCCGCGCGGTCGAGGCGATCCTGAAATGCTCCGGCCGCGTGGTCGTGATGGGCATGGGCAAGAGCGGCCACGTGGGCCGCAAGATCGCCGCGACGCTGGCGTCCACCGGCACGCCGGCGATGTTCGTGCATCCGGCCGAGGCGAGCCACGGCGACCTCGGCATGATCACCAAGCAGGACCTGGTGGTCGCGCTGTCCAACTCCGGCGAGAGCGACGAGCTCAACGCCATCCTGCCGGTGCTCAAGCGGCTGTTCATCCCGCTGATCGCGATGACCGGCCGGCCGTCGTCGTCGCTCGCGCGCCATGCCGACATCGTGCTCGACACCTCGGTGCCGAAGGAGGCCTGCCCGCTGAACCTCGCGCCCACGGCCAGCACCACCGCGCAGATGGCGCTGGGCGACGCGCTGGCGGTCGCGCTGCTCGACGCGCGCGGCTTCAAGGAAGAGGACTTCGCGCGCTCGCACCCGGGCGGGGCGCTGGGCCGCAAGCTGCTGACCCACGTGCGCGACGTGATGCGCAGCGGCGACGCGGTGCCGCGCGTGCGCACCAGCACCGGCTTCACCGCGATGATGCGCGAGATGTCCTCCAAGGGCCTGGGCGCGACCGCGGTGCTGGATGACGAGGACCGCATCGTCGGCATCTTCACCGACGGCGACCTGCGCCGCCTGATCGAGAAGGGCCGCGACCTGCGCGACCTGACCGCCGGCGAGGTGATGACGCCCAACCCGCGCCTGGTGCGCGAGGATGCACTGGCCGTCGAGGCCGCCGACCTGATGGAGGAGGCACGCATCACCTCGGTGCTGGTGGTCGACGAGGCCGGCCGCCTGATCGGGGCGCTGAACTCCAACGACCTGATGCGTGCGAAGGTGATCTGA